The following DNA comes from Octopus bimaculoides isolate UCB-OBI-ISO-001 chromosome 8, ASM119413v2, whole genome shotgun sequence.
CAAACTCGTACATGACCATTGGTGGTGAGattgttcttgtatttgttgtgttcttgtgccaAGGGTTTTTCTTCTGCATATATCAGTTAAAAGAGACAATCAACTCAGTTTATGAGAAGTATAACAATTATAGTGATAAGTATTCAATAAATGTATATTGTTGGcaataccgtgtgtgtgtgtatgtatgtgttgattgAAGCAAGACCTATGGATtcaaaaattacatttgtttgtttatgtatttaacagGCTTCACTTATGAGTACAATTATCAACTTAGCCCAGAACTTTGTTGGTTCAAACAACATAAACTTACTGCTGCCCATTGGTCAGTTTGGAACCCGGTTACATGGTGGCAAAGATGCTGCCAGCCCCCGTTATATCTTCACACTTTTAAGGTACCAgctttttaaaattgttattttaattgttgttgtatttatgtataacttCCAATGCTAAACGTTATTTATAAAGAATGATACTTTTTGAGATCCAcatttttggtcttttttttccTGGTCTAAGACACAGTGTTTTATTGTTTACCCTTTTAGTAAGTTCATTCATGCCTTAACtctttcgttaccaaaccgcccaaagccgcccgaaaaaaattttggttcatgtgaccaagccgcccaaaaccgcccgtaatcacctattcatatttaaatgagaatatccgagcaaatctcgttagtacatttgtgtaaacagttcagctatagttttgtacgacgaccaacgtgtttttttaattttgtgaattttgggagatttttttccaaatttgttcctgttatgttttcaaaatttgtaatcctgacaaaaaaatggatacgaattttattctgtcaagcagCGAGTCAGAATTCGAAGGATTTTCCGTTGAAGACCTTGATAAATCTAACTCTGTANNNNNNNNNNNNNNNNNNNNNNNNNNNNNNNNNNNNNNNNNNNNNNNNNNNNNNNNNNNNNNNNNNNNNNNNNNNNNNNNNNNNNNNNNNNNNNNNNNNNNNNNNNNNNNNNNNNNNNNNNNNNNNNNNNNNNNNNNNNNNNNNNNNNNNNNNNNNNNNNNNNNNNNNNNNNNNNNNNNNNNNNNNNNNNNNNNNNNNNNNNNNNNNNNNNNNNNNNNNNNNNNNNNNNNNNNNNNNNNNNNNNNNNNNNNNNNNNNNNNNNNNNNNNNNNNNNNNNNNNNNNNNNNNNNNNNNNNNNNNNNNNNNNNNNNNNNNNNNNNNNNNNNNNNNNNNNNNNNNNNNNNNNNNNNNNNNNNNNNNNNNNNNNNNNNNNNNNNNNNNNNNNNNNNNNNNNNNNNNNNNNNNNNNNNNNNNNNNNNNNNNNNNNNNNNNNNNNNNNNNNNNNNNNNNNNNNNNNNNNNNNNNNNNNNNNNNNNNNNNNNNNNNNNNNNNNNNNNNNNNNNNNNNNNNNNNNNNNNNNNNNNNNNNNNNNNNNNNNNNNNNNNNNNNNNNNNNNNNNNNNNNNNNNNNNNNNNNNNNNNNNNNNNNNNNNNNNNNNNNNNNNNNNNNNNNNNNNNNNNNNNNNNNNNNNNNNNNNNNNNNNNNNNNNNNNNNNNNNNNNNNNNNNNNNNNNNNNNNNNNNNNNNNNNNNNNNNNNNNACTGGGTACTGCtctggattttaattttatactggcaaaagagacagtaataaatccagtaatgtgcacaactcttctataatattttgttgtatacccaattgaatattagctaataacccattttctatagcgatgtttgaacaaaaattttaataattttatattttgttgaatttacctgtaattaaagtcactttgtgacaaaaattttggtatagaattggttgagaaccttttgttaaattatcttccaaaaatcacattaatatgttgataaataaaaaagttagagttgtttaatgaaaccagcctaaatttatgattatgttagaaattaatcgaaacacataaggggtgtaatttggttagaaatatggtaacgaaagggttaaacactaTAAGTACCTGTGTATCAGTCACAGTATTTTATACTCGTTTTTAAGTGCAAAAACTGGAGCAGGTCTTACACACTGTGAAAGTTTGACCATGATGTGGAAAAGGTTCTGCACtaagatttaacactaaataaAGGGTGCAACATGTACATGAGTGTGATTCACGCATGAGTAAATACGGTTATGTGGTtttgtggtacttatttaatttttctttatttgcagtTCGGTTGGAAAAAGAATATTTCACTCTGACGATCTTCCTCTCTTGAAAAACCTCTATGATGACAACCAGAAAATTGAACCCGAATACTATGTTCCTATTATTCCAATGATATTGGTGAATGGAACTGATGGCATTGGCACAGGGTGGAGTACAAAAATACCCAACTATGATCCAAGAGAGATCATAACAAATATTAGGCGAATGTTGTCAGGAAATGATCCTCTAAACATGGTGATTACTTTTACATCTTATTGAGATTTTTCCCTGTTCTTAGTAtaactatttcttatttctttttatgcagcagcatgtttatttcaatatttcataacaACTTTTAATAGCTAGAGAACTTCAATTATGAACTACAGTTtatggctctcatgctggtggcacgtaaaaagcatcattcaagcgtggtcgatgccagtgccacctgactggcccctgtgcccgtgacatgtcaaaagcacccactacactctcggagtggttggcatcaggagtggcaccttgtgcaagtgtcttctactatagcctcaggctgaccaaagccttgtgagtggatttggtagacggaagctgaaaaaagccctatatatatatgtgtgtgtgtgtctgtgtttgttcccccaccatcacttggcaaccaatgttggtgtgattacgtccctgtaactaagcagttcagcaaaagacactgatagaataggtactaggcttacaaagaataagtcctggggtcagtttgctcgactaaaggcagtgctccagcatggccgcagtcaaatgactgaaacaaataaaagaatgaaagaattccaATTAAAAATGGGAGGGAGGTGGGGCAGGAGTGGGAAATAGAGAGAATGATGGTTagcaatgaaagaagaaaagttatTGGTGGATATTAGATAAGATCCAGTGGGGTGTCATCCATTGACacagaaaaaaagataatagCAGTAGGTGGGTGGGTGCATTCATAGAAAGTTTGGGTATCAAGTTGAGAGAATAAGAAATGCCAGCAGAGAaagctatcgtcatcatcattgaaatGTGCATTCCATGTTGGTATAGGATGCAGTGAGCTGCTGTTCTCACATGTGGCATGGTCTGAacagctgggtgctttttatgtggcaccagcacgagtgAGGTCGCCGAGTAACTTGCAAGGCAGAAGAAGAacaggaagaaatatatatgttaaaaagaaaaaaaaaaaagacctcgtCCGTCGTTCCTTCACCATTCTgttaaatatgtagaaaaaaaaaatacaaaatactgtTTAAACAACTTAGAGAAAAACGGTTTTTGTTTGATTGGTGTAATAATGTTGTTATAAATTCTGTGAGATATAatttcatttgtgttttcttCCAGGTCCCATGGTTCAAGAACTTCAAAGGTACAATTGAAGAGTTGAGTGAGAACAAGTACCTAGTGAGTGGTGAGATTTCTGTTTTGGATGAGACAACAGTTGAAATTACAGAACTCCCCATCCGTACTTGGACACAAAACTATAAAGAAGAGGTGTTAGAACCTATGTTACATGGATCTGAGAAAAATCCATCTGTGATAatgtaattatgaaatttgtatatCTACCTTATAGGTGTGTGcttgcggagagagagagagtaaatactatgTAACAGGACAAAGTTCTGTCATAATGCCAGAAACTCAAAAATctgattttatataaattaactaGGCATTGGCATgagtgtatggtaagaagcttgctctcccAACTATtagatttcaggttcagttccattgtgttcctgcttgggctagtgtcttctataactttgaccaaagctttgcgagtagATTTTTTAGATGGAAGCtggaagaagctcattgtgtgtgtttgtgtatgtatacacacgtgtgaatgtgtgtgtgcgtttgtgtcgaactcactacctcatgattgtgagcctgacactctaaccactcagccatgcagcTTGGAGTAAATTTTgatatttagaatgacataggataggtgtgagagtttGGATCTTGGTGATTTAAACATAAAACGGAATGtttgggccggatatggttgGTCTAAAAGAGAAATGTTTTAATATTGGCACACTTTTTTTTAACAATGACAAGGTTATGGCCCAAATTACGCATTCATTGTTGCCTGCCAGTGTTTTGAACAGCAGTTTTTTGCTGTTGGTACTTTCTATTTGtaattgagattttttttttcttttgcaactcTTTTAGAGATTATAAGGAATACCATACTGACACATCAGTCAGGTTTGTCGTGAAGATGTCAGGTGAGAAGCTTGCCAATGCTGAAGCATCTGGTCTTCACAAATTCTTCAAACTGCAAACAACATTCTCTACAAACAGTATGGTAAGTATTAAAGACATTAATAATAACGATATTAATaagcaaagaaatattcacaTCTTTTCCACTTCTTTCTCCTTACTTAACTATTTACACAGCCGAACATGTGATCATCTCTGCTACCCCTGCATCAGTAGAGGTAGATAAGATGATATCAACAAAACATGTCTAAGGTTGTacttgcattaagtatgatacatagctAACTATTTTAATTCAATACTGCCTCGGTTGTACATGACTGATTTTTACTCAGCTGGATGGCTGGTGAGATGTGggctggtccactactaataaatagtggacGGACACAGCCAGTAATGTCAGTCAGCGAGGTACGAAATATGCCATTATAATATTGAGCATAACAGTTTTGCAAGGTAGTAGATGATCAtgttggtgctggtaccacataaaaggcacccagtacactgtaaagtgattggtgttaggaagggtatccagccatagagaccgtACCAAAACAGACTTTGGAATTTGGTGTGGATCCTggtcttgccagctcctgtcaaaccactcagcccatgccagcatgggaaacggttgttaaacaatgataatgatgaggatgatgctaaGCTTCAGTCTAATTCAAGCCCAACAGTAATCATCACCGATTTCTGTGAAAtcatcttaatttttattttgttctttgtaaTATGGAAAATGTGTTGATGTGGAGACTTGATATATCGAATTGCAGGTATTATTCGATCAGAATGGTTGCATCCGGAAGTATGACAAGGTGGAACAAATAATGCGTGAATTTTTTGACCTCCGACTTGATtattacaaaagaagaaaagactaTATGGAAGGAATGTTCAAATCTGAATCCCTCAAGTTTGATAACATTGCTCGCTTCATCATGGAGAAAATTGATGGGCTTGTCAAAATTGGtgagaagaatattttaataatccTCTTACttttgaattcattaaaaaaaaaaaaatttcaattggTTCACATTTTTGTTTAGAATCTAGTGTTCTGTTTTACTATCATTAtgatgtgtatagaataatatagttattcattatttacatttgacggatatttgtccttacaacatttcggttgatataccatccagccttcatcaggcgtcttgaGGAAATCTAGAATTGGAATATGGTTATTCTTTTAAATGTCTCTCTCTTCCATATGGGGGTAATCATGTACATTTCCTACTGCGAGGCACCTATTCCTGTCCTTATATTATCGTTTAACCTCTCATCCCCTTCCCTCACTACTTCTCAGTTGAGGGGCATTGACTTGCAAGTTGCTTGGTAACCTCACTGGTGTAggtgcaacataaaaaaaacactgcCCAGTAcatactgtgaagtggttggcgttaggaagggcatccagctatagaaaccatggcaaagcaGATGTTGGTCCTTGGCACAGATCTCCAACTTATGAGATCCTCTCGAATCGTTGAACCTATGCCGGCATGGAaaatattggagcctggtgcagccttctggcttgccagtcctcagtcaaatcgtgcaacccatgctagcatggaaagtggatgttaaacgatgatgatgatgtcaacagcGACTAGCTGTTATTGGTGTTAGGAAACTCTGCCAGAGagtataagtcaattacatcggcccccagtgctaaactggtacttattttatcgaccacgacatgatgaaaggcaaagtcaaccccagcagcatttgaactctgagtgtaaagtcagaagaaatgctgttaagcagtTTGTCTGGcattctatcagctcactgccttgcttGTACAAAATGTATTGGAAAGGTTGATGCATCAAAAAGTGTGACAAAAAGCAAATTCTAAAGTGACCTTTGAACTGACCGAGTGAAGTATGCAAAAGTCCACATGCCACAAAACCAATGTGGCAGAAATAACACAATcatgggttttttgttttttttctctggaaccatttcatttgaaattttgggTTTAATCTGCAGTTTCCAAAAGTTGTGCTGCTATGGTTTTAGAAAACTGGTTCAGTTATTATCCTAGAATTACTTGTAAGGGAACATAAGTTAGTTTCACCGTGAATTGACATATtctcttcctacacacacacacacacaggcgtgcaTGCGCGCGTACATGCGGCACTGTATTTAATGTTGAaatgttggttttgttttgttctttctagAAAATGTATCAAAGAAGGATCTGATTCAATTATTGGTCCGTAGGGGCTATGATTCTGACCCAATCAAAGCATGGAGAGAAAGTCAGTCAAAAAATAAGGTAAAATTCTCTCCACATTTGTCTTTTGCTGAACACAAACTTATCTTCCATTTATTTGTTGCTGATAAACTGAATAAacgaaaagttttaaaaaaccaaaaaaaaaacaacctgtgATGagggtttaaccctttcgttattgtatttattttgagttgCTCtgtcaggtttctttcaattactttaaatataacaaagaatttagtaaaataacttagttatcattcagctagtgttaggaacataaattgtgactaaggttgggtggaagattttaattcaaaacttatgaaaacaagacatttgtactcagagccagtttcagctgggttggtatcaaaaaggttaagaattgtttctctattatatattttaacctttttgttaccatatttctgttaagatgctctgtgtttctttcaattacttNNNNNNNNNNNNNNNNNNNNNNNNNNNNNNNNNNNNNNNNNNNNNNNNNNNNNNNNNNNNNNNNNNNNNNNNNNNNNNNNNNNNNNNNNNNNNNNNNNNNNNNNNNNNNNNNNNNNNNNNNNNNNNNNNNNNNNNNNNNNNNNNNNNNNNNNNNNNNNNNNNNNNNNNNNNNNNNNNNNNNNNNNNNNNNNNNNNNNNNNNNNNNNNNNNNNNNNNNNNNNNNNNNNNNNNNNNNNNNNNNNNNNNNNNNNNNNNNNNNNNNNNNNNNNNNNNNNNNNNNNNNNNNNNNNNNNNNNNNNNNNNNNNNNNNNNNNNNNNNNNNNNNNNNNNNNNNNNNNNNNNNNNNNNNNNNNNNNNNNNNNNNNNNNNNNNNNNNNNNNNNNNNNNNNNNNNNNNNNNNNNNNNNNNNNNNNNNNNNNNNNNNNNNNNNNNNNNNNNNNNNNNNNNNNNNNNNNNNNNNNNNNNNNNNNNNNNNNNNNNNNNNNNNNNNNNNNNNNNNNNNNNNNNNNNNNNNNNNNNNNNNNNNNNNNNNNNNNNNNNNNNNNNNNNNNNNNNNNNNNNNNTTGAAGCCATAGCATTTCAACGATTAGCTAACTATAAATTTCGCATTCTTAAAGTATTTTGTACATTTTGTGGCCAAGAATGATACACCAGGGGcctcattacaccaataataaacacatgcactggttctattattatcattattattattctgaaagactcttggatagttcttaattaccagttgttctttatttgaaagcaggcaataacaaatcaccaaaggtttcaagtagtgccttctcccgtgactcaaagagacaatactctccttagaatgagAGCTGTACTCAACAATGCTGTCTActggatcacttcgagcctgacagcagatccaatattcttaatattattattgttattatttccaaAAATTGTTTTGTATGGCCAACAAGTAGAGAGATTCTGTGATTAAAGGAAGACCCATCCATAGGAATCACTAGAATGCCTACACAAAGTTATTGCCTAGATCAACCTGAGTGAATTGTAACTTGCAATCAACAGACATATTTGTTCAATCCCATGCTAAGTCAAAAATCATCAATGTCCCCATTGCGACTTGATAACAAAATCCATTCCTGGACTCAAGTTACATTGGCACATCCATTctaaatagatgcagcttcttttatttattattcctttttgttttaaatcctttccttcaaacactcatacatcgaAATTGACGGGAGTAACCGTCAGTATCATTAgttaatatgtttacatttaaccaattaactgatCACTTGTTTGGTCAATGAATCAAACAATTTAtcaaagtccttttgttgccatttgCGATCTCAGTGACCTGCATTCTCCACTCATATATCTGCATCAACTCtgactttgtttttattgttggcaTCATGACCCTCCCAACATAGAACAAAATTTGTTTCCACACATGAGTTCACATctagaatcttgcaaaccaaaatataaaaccaaacccccaaaaaataaataaataaaacaaaatgatttctTAGTTTGGAAATTTCTCTAAATTGTGTATTGAATgacttttaaaatttaattattgttAGGAAAAAGATGAGAGTTCAGATgatgaggagaaagaggaaacaaCTGGTCCGGACTTTAACTACATCCTCGGTCTACCCCTGTGGTGTTtaaccaaagaaaagaaagaagaatatatcCGTCAACGAGAAGCCAAGGTAAATTGATTCTTAATTTCTGACTTTATCCCATCAATTGAGGCGGGGGGGGGGCACTTATTGGATTATCACCCTTTACATTCTCTTGGAtttggtttttaatttcattattttacacaAGATGCAGGCATGGGTGAGTGGGagggtaataagtttgcttcccaaccacatagtttcaagaTCAgttccactttgtggcaccttgggcaagtgtcttctggtatagcCCCAGgctaccaaagccttgcgagtggatttggtagacagaaactgaaagaaatctatcAGTGAAATACCTGTTTGTGCTGATCCTGATTCTTGTTCAGGGCCTGCATACCTATGACAGGAATGGTGGGGCCTCAGTGTTTGAAACAGAGTGAATTCTGCTAAAGTTACCTAAAAGCTAGGCAGAGACGGGAAACCAGTCAATAGAagactgctccaatctgatctggcaaggtttctacaactggatgcccttcctaacgccaaccactccaagagcgtagtgggtgctttttacgtgctaccagcatgagGGTCAGTCAGACAGTTCTGgaatcgaccatgcttgaatggttcTTTTTACACCACTGAAGATAGAAATTTTATTAGATTTAAAACACAATTTTAAACTTACTAATTTTActatgttttatatttcaagaaGGGATATATACAATGCATGTTATCTTTATTTTGTTACATATCTTTTCAATAAAGAATTTTATGCCCTGAGGCATGCTTTTACAATCCATGCAGAACATTTGATCAGAAACCCATGCTATCAGAGATCAATTTGTAATTAGTGGAACAATTCATTAAGAGTGCACCATGTTATCCTGGGTCAGTtatgaatgaatcagtgataaatttGGCTAGATCTTATATGAATTCCATGTTATTCcagttaaattgttttttttttgttttttttttggtgatgtATTTACTGATAAATTCTGCTTCAGTTGCATATTTTCACAAACTCTTAATATTTTGCATGTGCATTTGGTCTCTGTTTCCACCTTCATTATAATAACAAGTATTGTTATTAACACTTTATTTGTTAGTGTCAGTATTATAAAGTTGAGTTTAactttgtgtgtttttattcaaAGGCTGACGAACTTGAACGTTTGCGGCGCAAAAGGCCAGAAGACATTTACCGAAATGATTTGGATGTCCTTCTAACTGAGCTAGATGTGAGTTGGTTTTGTCATTGAAcaagtttcaaatattttctaagcaacgATCAcctttttttggtatttttctttataaaattcacctttcatgttttctatatttaaccAATTGTGAAGATGTGTGGCTTCGTGGTTCGAGTATTTTGGCTCACAATtctaaggtcatgagttcaattcccagcagtacattgtgtccttgagcaagacactttatttcacgttgctccagtccactcagctggcaaaaataagttgtacctgtaattcaaagggagccagccttgtcacattctgtatcactttgaatctctctaagaactacattaagtgtacacaaatctgtggagtactcagccactagcATTTTAATTTCACGAGTTGCCTGTTCATTGATtcggtcaactggaaccctcatcgtcataccTGACTGAGTgccatttattttattactgCATATGACGCGGCCATGGCTATGCAGTTAAGAAGTATTGTGGATTGtttatgtgtatggatgaggatggGGGGGGGGTGGCGATCATATTAATTCTTGTAGTTGATTGCTGCCTCACTTTATGGACCCTTTAAGGATGAGAGGCCTTGACCTTGTtgcaatttgaactgagaacataaagagctagaaTAAGAAACTGCAAGATATTTTGCCTGATGCTCAAATAATTCTTCTAATTGATTGTTCTGGAGtaaatacataataaatgaaagataaagttcatATAGTTTGTGAACCAATGTATTTCATTGTAAACAAGTtggaatttaaacaaaaatattgtggGTGGGTGAGTTGGGAATAAAACTTGAGAAAGTCTTGACATATTGACAGGCATTTGGCATAGTGGtcaagagcatgggctactaaccccaagattccgagtttgattccaggcagtgacctgaatgataataataataataataataataataataataataataccaccaccaacaacatcgaaaaataccttaggaatgagaacccaggtttgaaatttccccatgacacctgatgcaggctggagggtatatcagccgaaacgtgttaatgacaaacgatgaggacaaatatccgtcaaatgtaaataatgtacataattcctcatctcttaaatatagaattatattgttgttatttggttttcttttacGTAGCAATTTGAAGAACAAGTGCGGGAAGACGAGAAAGTAGATATCATCAAAACCCAGAAGACTTCAAAGGGTCGTGTAAAACAAAAGAAGATTACACTCGAGGAGACTCTTCCCTCTCCTGTTGGTCGACGTATTCAGCCTGTCATTGATCATGCTACCAAAGTGAAGGCTGAGAAAGAAGTAGCTTCTAAGAAGCGACAACAAGTAAGCGTTGATTCTTACGCGTCTTTTTGGCATTTTAGGGTAGTTGTTTGAGGCCAGTTTGAACTTATTTGGGGCCGgattggccagtttaaatgctaaaggattaagcttACCCTCCCCAAGTTTGTGTGAATGTTCCCCTACGTCAGtatttctcaactatttttttaccCATGGActtctttgattcctgtttttagCTAGTGGACCCCTGTAGCCATTTGCTGTGTAAAAATCCTGtcatacttttatatttaaatattattaggaattggaaaaaaaaaaaaattgttaaactattttatgtattgaagaaacaaaatcttatatggaccccaaggGTCATATAGACCTCAGTTTAGAACCACTGATCTATTAGAGTTGCTTTGAACtatgatatgaaatattttgctttaaggTAGAAAAGAAGAGTGAATCAAAACGACTATCAAAGAAATGACCATATTTTTCAAAAACACATTTtacttcaattttctttcttttatttttacagatcagaaaggaaatgaaagaagaaattggTGATGAAAATTCACAAGAACCTAAAAGCCTCATTGAACGCCTTGGAGAACTTAAGCCAGGTGAGTTGACATTTTCCAaaatctcttttccttttctgttactttcttttcatcatttgcttctttatttcactccacctttctcttcctctctcttctcgcTGTCCCTTTCAATTTTCCCTATTTTTAATTGCTCTCTTTCTTCANNNNNNNNNNNNNNNNNNNNNNNNNNNNNNNNNNNNNNNNNNNNNNNNNNNNNNNNNNNNNNNNNNNNNNNNNNNNNNNNNNNNNNNNNNNNNNNNNNNNNNNNNNNNNNNNNNNNNNNNNNNNNNNNNNNNNNNNNNNNNNNNNNNNNNNNNNNNNNNNNNNNNNNNNNNNNNNNNNNNNNNNNNNNNNNNNNNNNNNNNNNNNNNNNNNNNNNNNNNNNNNNNNNNNNNNNNNNNNNNNNNNNNNNNNNNNNNNNNNNNNNNNNNNNNNNNNNNNNNNNNNNNNNNNNNNNNNNNNNNNNNNNNNNNNNNNNNNNNNNNNNNNNNNNNNNNNNNNNNNNNNNNNNNNNNNNNNNNNNNNNNNNNNNNNNNNNNNNNNNNNNNNNNNNNNNNNNNNNNNNNNNNNNNNNNNNNNNNNNNNNNNNNNNNNNNNNNNNNNNNNNNNNNNNNNNNNNNNNNNNNNNNNNNNNNNNNNNNNNNNNNNNNNNNNNNNNNNNNNNNNNNNNNNNNNNNNNNNNNNNNNNNNNNNNNNNNNNNNNNNNNNNNNNNNNNNNNNNNNNNNNNNNNNNNNNNNNNNNNNNNNNNNNNNNNNNNNNNNNNNNNNNNNNNNNNNNNNNNNNNNNNNNNNNNNNNNNNNNNNNNNNNNNNNNNNNNNNNNNNNNNNNNNNNNNNNNNNNNNNNNNNNNNNNNNNNNNNNNNNNNNNNNNNNNNNNNNNNNNNNNNNNNNNNNNNNNNNNNNNNNNNNNNNNNNNNNNNNNNNNNNNNNNNTTCGtttttggtttctgtttttagttttgtCATTCCTTTTCTTCACCCCAAATACATCGTTTCTCTGTTGAGCTTCCTGTTAGTCTTAAATCCTTTTATTCTTATAAATTTCCTTTGAATTCACTATAATCGTCTTGTTTTCTTCTGATCTATGATAGTCAGTCCTTTAAGCTTTCTGACAACATCTTTTGAGTTTGTAggccccttctttttcttttctgtagtcCCTTACACTACAATGGCTTCAAGCCTTGTTTGGGACAAAATCCttgaaacaaactaaaaaaaaaaaaaaaaaaccaagatttAATTACTTATAACGAGCTCTCAAGAATTTCTGTCGTCATTCCACCCTCTCACTTAAATTTCTTAtctctcttgtttctcttttccttttctgttactttcttttcatcatttgcttctttatttcactccacctttctcttcctctctcttctcgcTGTCCCTTTCAATTTTCCCTATTTTTAATTGCTCTCTTTCTTCAGGTTTCTTAGTCTCTTCTTCATCTATTCCCCATCTCTTACATTGCctatattttagtttattctttatatatgtaaaggtcTTGTTTTA
Coding sequences within:
- the LOC106883641 gene encoding DNA topoisomerase 2-beta; translated protein: MENAEINNLIKILGLQFKEKYEDIEKLRTLRYGKIMIMTDQDNDGSHIKGLIINFIHHFWPNLLKHNVVEEFITPIVKVTKNKVEKAFYSIPEFEEWQRGTQNWHTWKIKYYKGLGTSTAKEAKEYFSDMERHRIPFKYEGPEDDASINLAFSKKKIDERKEWLTNWMEEKRRRLEMGLPELYLYGKGVNQISFNEFINRELILFSFTDNNRSIPSLVDGLKPGQRKVIFTCFKRNDKKEVKVAQLAGSVAELSAYHHGEASLMSTIINLAQNFVGSNNINLLLPIGQFGTRLHGGKDAASPRYIFTLLSSVGKRIFHSDDLPLLKNLYDDNQKIEPEYYVPIIPMILVNGTDGIGTGWSTKIPNYDPREIITNIRRMLSGNDPLNMVPWFKNFKGTIEELSENKYLVSGEISVLDETTVEITELPIRTWTQNYKEEVLEPMLHGSEKNPSVIIDYKEYHTDTSVRFVVKMSGEKLANAEASGLHKFFKLQTTFSTNSMVLFDQNGCIRKYDKVEQIMREFFDLRLDYYKRRKDYMEGMFKSESLKFDNIARFIMEKIDGLVKIENVSKKDLIQLLVRRGYDSDPIKAWRESQSKNKEKDESSDDEEKEETTGPDFNYILGLPLWCLTKEKKEEYIRQREAKADELERLRRKRPEDIYRNDLDVLLTELDQFEEQVREDEKVDIIKTQKTSKGRVKQKKITLEETLPSPVGRRIQPVIDHATKVKAEKEVASKKRQQVS